The genomic interval TGGGCGAGCCGCGCGTCAACCAGCACGCCCTGGCCGCGGCACTGAAGACGAAGTACGACGAGGGCCGGCTGTTCGTCACCGTCGACGGCAGCCAGGTCCTGGTCTCCCTGTGGGACTCCAGCCCGCTCGCCCAGGTCTTCCCCGCCACGCGGGAGCTGCTGACCCCGGACAAGGACGGGCGGTGGGTGACCGGCTACCTCGGCAACGGACAGCCCGCCCGCAACCGCGTCTACACCGACCGGGGCGCAGCCCACGGCCTGTTCGTCGCCCCCTCCGGCGGCGGCAAGACCCAGCTGATGGCCCTGCACGTCGCGGCCGACGCCCTGTTCGGGGCCGTGGTCATGCTCGCCACCGAGGCACCGGACGAGAAGACCCTGGCCCTGGGCGAGCACACCGCCCGCTACGGCGTCGGCGCCCTGTTCATGATCCGGCTCCTGCGGGTCATGAACGCGCTGATGGAGATCCGCGGCGAAATGATCTGGGAGGACGGCCAGATCCACGAGTGGGACCCGACCCGGCCCGGCTGCCCCTACCGGATGCTCTCCGCCTACCTCGACGAGTTCCTCTCCGCCGCCCGCCACGGCGACTACGGCCCGGAGATCATGGACCTTGCCGAGCTCGTCTCGGTCAAGGGCCGCAAATACGGCGTCGGGCTCAAAGTCGCCGGCCAGTCCATCTACGTCCAGGACGGGTTCACGCAGCTGCTCTGCGAGAACCTGCGCGAGAACTGCATCCCCGTCGTACTGAAGGTCGCGCCGAAGAAGGTCGGCGAGATGTTCAAAGCCCTCGGCATCCCCTCCGAGAACACCCCCGACCCCCTCCCCCGCAGCTTCTCCCCGGAGGAAGCCGGCCGGATCGAGCGGGTGATGGCCGGGCAGCCCGAACCGCCCTCCGACTCCAACACCGGCGGCGCCGGATGGATCATCGAGGGCAAACAGCCCGATGTCCTGCGCACGCTCTACATGGACTTCAAGGCCGGCATCGACGGCTTCTTCCCCGACACCGTCGCCACCCTCACCGACCACGAGATCCGCGAACTCGAAGCGCGCGACCTGTGGTTCGACTGGACCGAACCGCCCCGGCCCGGTGAGTTCGGCCCCGAACCCGACGACGAGGACAGCGACATCGAGGCGCCCAAGAAGCGCGGCGGTCAGGGGCGCAACGGCGGAGGGAAGCCCGCCACACGCCGCGACACGGTCACCTCACCCCGCCAGGCCCTGGAAGCCATCAAGAACCTCTCCGGGATCTGACACACACGCGCACCCCTGGGGCCAGTCGCCCGAGCGCGGTCGGCCCCTACCGATCACCCGCCCGCCGGCAGTCAGTCGGCGGGCGTCCACGGCCCGTCCGGCGTCGTGCTCGTGCCCCCGCACGACCAGCAGTCGAACTCCCCCGGATCCTCGAAACGAGTCCCCCAGAACCCCGCGCGCGGACAGAACATCACGCATTCCTCCCCGCACCAGCCGCACAAGAAGACGAAATCCATCCCGGCCCCTCCCAGCCCAGGCTGCCCGCATACAGGGGCTGCCCGCCCAGCGCACCAGCACAACGCACCCAGGCCGGACGAGCTGCACAGGCCCGTCCGCCACACCTCACCACCCTGCCCAAAGGACG from Streptomyces drozdowiczii carries:
- a CDS encoding chromosome segregation protein ParM, which gives rise to MSVPRSVVLERTLYSLAAPVLAAAPNLSPDSPVNTVVQLAGAAGIGGWVLAVKSDESGAGRKILRWSPLVLAAAVDIAARNTIGWGPWCLDGILAAAWAAAGWAVMPFSRHTRRHHRPALAGPAPAPQLHPAAPEPVLTQPADGADSFTRQVRQLWEARGMPGRTIVAKATPHAGMPHDLSLLLRAAEAGRPVSGLTQEAVAAAFGVDVSDVRIEDVARQYGREGGPGWKEVHVTPDLNERRSKAPTAQEWWADRIGAAGGGVPGSEFVKKVRDERRRVTHYIAQVPDELGEPRVNQHALAAALKTKYDEGRLFVTVDGSQVLVSLWDSSPLAQVFPATRELLTPDKDGRWVTGYLGNGQPARNRVYTDRGAAHGLFVAPSGGGKTQLMALHVAADALFGAVVMLATEAPDEKTLALGEHTARYGVGALFMIRLLRVMNALMEIRGEMIWEDGQIHEWDPTRPGCPYRMLSAYLDEFLSAARHGDYGPEIMDLAELVSVKGRKYGVGLKVAGQSIYVQDGFTQLLCENLRENCIPVVLKVAPKKVGEMFKALGIPSENTPDPLPRSFSPEEAGRIERVMAGQPEPPSDSNTGGAGWIIEGKQPDVLRTLYMDFKAGIDGFFPDTVATLTDHEIRELEARDLWFDWTEPPRPGEFGPEPDDEDSDIEAPKKRGGQGRNGGGKPATRRDTVTSPRQALEAIKNLSGI